The Arachis ipaensis cultivar K30076 chromosome B07, Araip1.1, whole genome shotgun sequence genome includes a window with the following:
- the LOC107606662 gene encoding uncharacterized protein LOC107606662: MVTKGTWNSWSKSWNDSERCMERNLRNEIDPFSNDIMREKFPRNFKSPDIDLNDETTDPKYHLSNFKSRMYLADASDATRCKTFPTTLTKAVMKWFDSLPSRSVTSFDDLWRKFLMRFSIQKDKVKHALSLLGVKQEVGEPLRDYIERFNKARLETQDLPTEAVIMGLINGLLEGPFSQSISKRHSTSLSDIQERVEKYINMEENTRLQEPSWRSGHSHSSKEKEREPKKKEEVGPERPKRYHSYTPLRVSLVDVYRETCHTKRLPPPRPIKNKKGGG, from the coding sequence ATGGTCACCAAGGGCACCTGGAACAGTTGGAGCAAGAGTTGGAATGACAGCGAGAGGTGCATGGAGAGAAACTTGAGGAACGAGATAGATCCATTCAGCAATGACATTATGAGGGAAAAATTTCCAAGGAACTTTAAAAGCCCTGACATAGATCTCAACGATGAAACCACTGACCCAAAGTATCATTTGAGtaattttaaaagtcggatgtacctagCCGACGCCTCTGATGCTACTCGCTGCAAGACTTTCCCGACAACCTTGACAAAAGCAgtgatgaagtggttcgatagtcTTCCTTCGAGGTCGGTCACCAGTTTCGACGACCTCTGGCGAAAGTTCCTGAtgcgattctccatccagaaggacaaagtaaagCACGCACTAAGCCTCCTGggagtaaaacaggaggtcggagaacctttgAGAGACTACATAGAGAGGTTCAATAAAGCGCGCTTGGAGACCCAAGACCTGCCCACGGAGGCAGTGATTATGGGCCTAATAAATGGACTTCTAGAAGGTCCCTTCTCCCAATCCATATCGAAAAGGCACTCGACCTCCCTAAGTGATATACAGGAGAGAgttgagaagtacatcaacatggaggaaaacacCAGACTTCAAGAGCCGAGCTGGCGATCTGGGCACTCTCACTcatcaaaagagaaagaaagagagcccaagaaaaaagaggaagtCGGCCCCGAAAGGCCTAAgagatatcactcttatactcctctacgaGTTTCGCTAGTTGATGTCTACAGGGAAACTTGCCATACTAAAAGGCTACCACCCCCTAGGCctatcaaaaataaaaagggggGGGGGTAG